The following DNA comes from Plasmodium vivax chromosome 11, whole genome shotgun sequence.
aaaaatataaatatataaatatattaaaaaaacaattgcGAATAATTGTAGTTTCATAATTgcaatacattttaaaataaatcattttttcacagtttgttcaaataaatgtattaaataaatataattatacactCATTACTAGGGTCGGATTATACACTGGATAGTTTAAAGCGATATCTAGCTATGCTTGGACATACGAAAAAATCATGcattgataaaaaaagtttatcttttttccttatcaataaaaatttttatatcttcCATCACTGCTATAGTTATGAGTATGTGTTTTTTATACGCCTATATTATGGACAATTATTCTTTaacaaaaacatttttgaaatatttttaatcataTTTGTAAAGGAGTGTTTTACggaaaattttcctttttttttatgaatatataaatttttatgagtttattttgaaaattgtgaaatgtttattttcattttaagcGTTAGATGATtagaaagaaatatattaatattattagaaaatattcaATAACAAATTATTGTCATATTTGTTAGtaagaaatttttatatataatgagaAATTAGTAGCAAGAACTAATTGGAACTTCTACAAGCATTTATGATTGTAAAATTAAGAAGACAATTAGGCATAAATGTAAccaaattttcaaaattggtatatataagaattaaagaaaaataatccaATAATGTCAAGGCGTGAACCAGTACATGTTAATACtaattttaacttttatttttaagcgaCATTTTACGTGTgttgtatatgcatatatgtcgTAGTTTATTGAGAACCATGCAATTCGCATAGTGAGTATATGTATTAGgataatgatatatattttttttttccaatttttagcTCAATTTTGACCTTAGTGTTTTACCTGCATGGGTAGCTAACGAGAAGTTGAAGGAAAATGCGACTACATATGAGTATAGTAACTATTACAATGAACTGTACGATTTAGAAAGAAGATATGGCTTGAATAgccatttatttaaaaatctaagcaaaaatatatcgtGGGTACATCAGGAGGATGCTGCTACGGACGAATTCGTTAAGAAGCGTTGCTATGATTTAAATTACTGGTTATGTGATGAGGTATATAATAAGCTTAAAACTTTTGGACTTGAGGGAGATCTGGAGAATGTTATTCGTAGGATTCATAGTGTATGGACAAAAATTGTTGAAAAGGAGATTCCTTATAAGGATTATAAATGCTATCCTGAtgacaaattaatttttaacatgaGTTATTTGAAGGATATTAAGgatttatttgatttttttgaagatttTGCATCAACGAAAAGGGATATTATCGCTAACACAGAGGAAGCTTGCCTTAAATACCGTGAATACCTTCGGCCCAAAATACCCATATACTACACTTGGAGAGACTCATGTAAAGAAGAgggttttatttgtaaaagaTGTATTGAtgattatgaaaaatatcgCCCAGCAGGTATTTTGTTCCAATTAGACCCTTggcttatttttacttattcttCAAACGAATGTTTTAAAGAGGTTCATGATGTATTTAGAGATGCAAAGAAAGAGCCTAAACGTAATGacgatatatatatataaattatggaAAAACTTAAGCGTGAGCGTCCTGAAAAAGGTTTAATTTCGGCGAATGTAGGGGAAGGATTGCGTGGATccgaattttttattccggGTGATAATGATAACTTCATGTATCGTTTAACAGTGAatggattttattttacactCGAGGTTATTAtgccaattttgctttttatgtTTGCAATGTacctaattttttatattatatataaggtaaaaaatgttcacttAAAAATGAGAGTTTTGCAGTCTTTGTGGTGATCTatctttttcataatttctagcgtatatgaaaatattgctatatatgtgatattttttttgcaatcaCTTTGTCAGTTCACTCCATTTGGACGCTCCATGCTACGAACACGAGCAAAAGTGAGACAGCAAATCAGACCTAACCTAGATTACGAAGACATTGTATTGTTATATGGAAGTGAGGAATCGTTAGTCAGTAATTCTGATGATAACACATACAGTTTGCACTACTCATCCTCGTTAAGTTAAcccttaaaaagggaaaaaccaGTTAATTGCacagttttattttgtcaacCATCGAACAaagtaattattttaaaaatgtgtctTCTCTGCCCATCATGTATTGAACGTTTGCAGCGAGACTATTCTGTTAGTGGAAGAAACATGTAACGATTTGGAAGAAATAGATGTTGAGATAGGCAAAGATATTTGTCGCAGCTGGGGAGTTCCAAAAATaccatttgttaaaaaggtgaCCTATTTGAAAATGGACTGGGTTTTAATAATCGCAATAgggtaaatataaattatcgATCGAATAAATGAACATATGTGCAACTCAATGAAGTAAcaacattaatatataagggAATTCTAGCATAATCATATTTGATATGTAATAAAGTAAAGCTGTGTGagtaaacaattttttaagaaattacTTTTCAGATTCTGTAAAACTAAATGGAATTATTAAAGAGTCTTTCGTCAAAAAGGTCTAGTGGGGTTAACGAAAAGCACGAAAATAGTTGcatatggaaaaatatagcgaacattttacacatatattataGTAATACGTCTAAAATTgaattatcatataaaattaccgttaacttattttttctgttttgcaTAATGCTCATTaaatagaaatttttttcttgtaaagAAATGGCATAGCATAGGAAATAAATAGTATGATGTGTAGAGGAtgttaaatggaaaaaggtAACTGTAAAATAACatgataattatttattccaattattagtttttaaaatacattattattataaagttAATGCGTACATGCTTGATATATGAATGTAAATATAGAATGAGCGTTTTTATCATATACCTCTATGCAGTAAACACACTATATATACTGATCTCTagctttatatattataatcgTTATATTTGtttcaactttttttattttcatttatgcttattattaaaatgtgtatcattgttttttttttttgttcttttggaATTTCTACAAATGTGATAGCTATTTTATTCaacaaattatttgtttCCCCAGtgatacttttttataaaaacacaatttgttaataaaattgtttatgtattcatcatttttataatttctgaTTGCTTCTCTAAAATGATGGTTatgcattttaaataatatcatTAGTTTGAATGTATcatttatcatatattaatacattGTATAAGTGGTTTGTCTATATCGAACCCcgtaaataagaaaatactcaactttttaatataatgattattagataatataataaaagtatTTTAAAAGTAGCTATTGATGTAACGtgaatgtttatttttgtataggggttaatataacatatatattattattacctTCATGAATATGACACGATTCCGCCTTTTATTTGTCTgaataatttgtttatttatttatgaaggccgtaacattttttccaagcaCTTCGTAAATTAAAGAATTTGTCATGCCCCTTTTGAACATGGTAATATTccttttaataataatatttattagttTGGCACagattaaaatgttttacaaAGTGTAGTATCATTTTAAGCGGAACTGTAAGATAAATAATAGGCAGCATCTTCGTGGTTCATGTCTGGCGATTGTGATATATGGGAGAATAATTGGTTTGTATTCCCTCCATCTAAATTATACAT
Coding sequences within:
- a CDS encoding hypothetical protein (encoded by transcript PVX_124700A), with protein sequence MLILILTFIFKRHFTVLPAWVANEKLKENATTYEYSNYYNELYDLERRYGLNSHLFKNLSKNISWVHQEDAATDEFVKKRCYDLNYWLCDEVYNKLKTFGLEGDLENVIRRIHSVWTKIVEKEIPYKDYKCYPDDKLIFNMSYLKDIKDLFDFFEDFASTKRDIIANTEEACLKYREYLRPKIPIYYTWRDSCKEEGFICKRCIDDYEKYRPAGILFQLDPWLIFTYSSNECFKEVHDVFRDAKKEPKRNDDIYI